Proteins encoded by one window of Polaribacter haliotis:
- a CDS encoding N-acetylmuramoyl-L-alanine amidase family protein has protein sequence MQSQQKHKNLNKKKNLFLLFVLLFFLSGINTLVAQKQYTVVLDAGHGGKDPGNLGNGFKEKNIALKVALLVGKKLKSKKDVKVIFTRNKDVFIDLWKRGDIANNSKADLFVSIHCDSHTSNAYGAGTFVLGLRGNKKNLEIAKRENAVILLEDNFKDKYKGFDPNSAESVIGLSLLQEENLDKSLALASIIQNNFSLKLKRNDRKVKQDNFQVLRETIMPSVLVELGFLTNKKEGRYLNSKKGQTQMANAIADAIYNYVNNLKLNTVIEEVTTNEFKSEIEYKIQIASGKNKIAEKSYNFKGLKDVKRVKIGSFYKYYYGNTYSYNMVKESLKKAKSKGYKTAFIIAFKDGKKIPLKEAVKMK, from the coding sequence ATGCAATCCCAACAAAAACACAAAAATCTAAATAAAAAGAAAAATCTTTTTCTTTTATTCGTATTACTCTTTTTTTTAAGCGGTATAAATACACTTGTAGCACAAAAACAATATACTGTAGTTTTAGATGCTGGCCATGGAGGAAAAGATCCTGGTAACTTAGGAAATGGTTTTAAAGAAAAGAATATCGCATTAAAGGTAGCTCTATTGGTAGGTAAAAAATTAAAGAGTAAAAAAGATGTAAAAGTAATTTTTACTCGAAATAAAGATGTTTTTATAGATTTATGGAAAAGAGGAGACATTGCAAATAATTCTAAGGCAGATTTATTTGTCTCTATTCATTGCGATTCGCATACCTCAAATGCATATGGAGCAGGAACTTTTGTATTAGGGTTAAGAGGAAACAAAAAAAACCTAGAAATTGCTAAACGAGAAAATGCAGTAATTTTATTAGAAGATAATTTTAAAGATAAATATAAAGGTTTCGACCCAAATTCGGCAGAATCTGTAATTGGCTTGTCATTGCTTCAAGAAGAGAATTTAGATAAGAGTTTGGCTTTAGCAAGTATTATTCAGAATAATTTTTCTTTAAAATTAAAAAGAAACGATAGAAAAGTTAAACAAGATAATTTTCAGGTTTTAAGGGAGACGATTATGCCTAGTGTTTTAGTAGAATTAGGCTTTTTAACAAATAAAAAAGAAGGTAGGTATTTAAACTCAAAAAAAGGACAAACACAAATGGCAAATGCAATTGCAGATGCTATTTATAATTATGTAAATAACCTTAAATTAAATACTGTTATAGAAGAAGTTACAACAAACGAGTTTAAAAGCGAAATAGAATATAAGATACAAATAGCTTCAGGTAAAAATAAAATTGCAGAAAAATCTTATAATTTTAAAGGATTAAAAGATGTTAAAAGGGTTAAAATTGGTTCTTTTTATAAATATTATTATGGGAATACATATTCTTATAATATGGTAAAAGAGTCCTTAAAGAAAGCAAAATCAAAAGGATATAAAACCGCATTTATTATAGCTTTTAAAGATGGGAAAAAAATACCTCTTAAAGAAGCTGTAAAAATGAAGTAA
- a CDS encoding MlaD family protein — MTKELKIGIVAVVIIACSIWGFNFLKGQNLLDSGTRIFKVEYGKIGGLTRSSAVTINGLKVGKVDKIEFDTSEERRGHLIVTFIVENEFQFSKSSVVRIYSPNPLSGSNLAIVPNYEGEMAVSGDLLKGEMEESLFTSIGERLNPLQQKIEKVIVRADTLFSGINKILNDDTVEGINSSVSNLAATISDIRQTVKSVNSMVVDNQENLKVTLLNTKQITGNLSRLSDSLTTVNINQIVQKAENAVDNFNELSTKMNSGEGSIAKLINDKKMYDNLEAATKELEELLRDIKLNPKRYVHFSLFGKSPGPYEEVEKVKE; from the coding sequence ATGACAAAAGAATTAAAAATAGGAATCGTAGCAGTTGTAATTATTGCATGTTCAATTTGGGGTTTTAATTTCCTTAAAGGACAAAATTTATTAGATTCTGGAACCCGAATTTTTAAAGTAGAGTATGGTAAAATTGGAGGGTTAACAAGATCTAGTGCTGTAACAATAAATGGATTAAAAGTAGGTAAAGTCGATAAAATTGAATTTGATACATCAGAAGAAAGAAGAGGGCATTTAATAGTTACTTTTATTGTAGAAAACGAATTTCAATTCTCTAAAAGTAGCGTTGTAAGAATTTACTCTCCAAATCCATTAAGTGGTTCTAATTTAGCTATTGTTCCAAATTACGAAGGAGAAATGGCAGTTTCTGGAGATTTATTAAAAGGAGAAATGGAAGAAAGTTTATTTACTTCGATTGGAGAACGATTAAATCCATTACAACAAAAAATTGAAAAAGTAATTGTTAGAGCGGATACTTTATTCAGCGGAATTAATAAAATTTTAAATGACGATACTGTAGAAGGTATTAATAGCTCAGTTTCCAATTTAGCAGCTACAATTAGTGATATAAGACAAACAGTAAAATCCGTAAATTCGATGGTTGTAGACAATCAAGAGAATTTAAAAGTAACACTATTAAATACAAAACAAATTACAGGAAATTTAAGTAGATTGTCAGATAGTTTAACTACTGTAAATATCAATCAAATAGTTCAAAAAGCAGAAAACGCTGTAGATAATTTTAACGAATTGTCTACAAAAATGAACTCAGGAGAGGGGTCAATTGCGAAGTTAATCAACGACAAAAAAATGTACGATAATCTAGAAGCTGCAACTAAGGAATTAGAAGAGCTGCTTAGAGATATCAAACTAAATCCAAAGAGATATGTTCATTTCTCTCTTTTCGGAAAAAGCCCAGGTCCTTACGAAGAAGTAGAAAAAGTGAAAGAATAA
- a CDS encoding (Fe-S)-binding protein codes for MQYLPNILFAIALIAGIGFFAMNIRKLTRNIKLGKDINRTDNKSERWKNMIKIALGQSKMVRRPFSGFLHIIVYVGFIIINIEVLEIIIDGIFGTHRIFQGFLGDSFYGFLIGTFEVLAALVFIAVILFWTRRNVANIKRFLSREMKGWPKNDGNFILYFEMVLMSLFLVMNATDLAFQQAGVGNPISQFIAPLFDGFSPETLHTIERTAWWIHILGILVFLNYLYYSKHLHILLAFPNTFFANLKPKGQFNNLASVTNEVKLMMDPDADPYATPETGEEEVVPEKFGASEVTDLNWVQLLNAYTCTECGRCTSSCPANLTGKKLSPRKIMMDTRDRLEEVGRNIDANGGTFKDDGKQLLNDYISPEELWACTSCNACVEECPVNIDPLSIIMDMRRYLVMEESAAPQELNMMMTNIENNGAPWQYNQQDRLNWANEE; via the coding sequence ATGCAATACCTACCAAACATACTTTTTGCCATTGCTTTAATTGCTGGTATCGGTTTTTTTGCGATGAATATTCGCAAACTAACTAGAAATATCAAACTCGGAAAAGATATCAACAGAACAGATAATAAATCTGAGCGTTGGAAAAATATGATTAAAATTGCTTTAGGGCAATCTAAAATGGTTCGAAGACCATTTTCCGGTTTCTTACATATTATTGTTTACGTTGGTTTTATCATCATAAATATAGAAGTTTTAGAAATTATTATTGATGGAATTTTTGGAACCCATAGAATCTTTCAAGGATTTCTAGGAGATTCTTTTTACGGTTTCTTAATTGGAACTTTCGAAGTTTTAGCAGCTTTGGTTTTTATCGCAGTTATATTATTTTGGACGCGTAGAAACGTAGCAAATATAAAGCGTTTTTTAAGCAGAGAAATGAAAGGGTGGCCAAAGAACGATGGGAATTTTATTTTGTATTTCGAAATGGTTTTAATGTCACTTTTTTTGGTAATGAATGCTACAGATCTAGCTTTTCAACAAGCAGGAGTTGGAAATCCAATAAGTCAATTTATTGCGCCTTTATTTGATGGTTTTTCTCCAGAGACACTACATACTATCGAAAGAACAGCTTGGTGGATTCATATTTTGGGGATTTTAGTTTTCTTAAACTATTTATATTATTCAAAACATTTACATATTCTATTAGCATTTCCAAATACATTTTTTGCGAATTTAAAGCCAAAAGGACAGTTTAATAATTTAGCATCTGTTACCAATGAAGTAAAATTAATGATGGACCCAGATGCAGACCCGTATGCAACTCCAGAAACTGGAGAAGAAGAGGTTGTTCCAGAAAAATTTGGAGCCTCTGAAGTTACCGACTTAAACTGGGTACAATTATTAAATGCTTATACGTGTACAGAATGTGGACGTTGTACATCTTCTTGTCCTGCAAATTTAACAGGTAAAAAATTATCTCCTCGTAAAATTATGATGGACACCAGAGATCGATTGGAAGAAGTTGGTAGAAATATTGATGCGAATGGGGGAACATTTAAAGATGATGGAAAGCAATTATTAAACGATTACATTTCACCAGAAGAACTATGGGCGTGTACAAGTTGTAATGCTTGTGTAGAAGAATGTCCTGTAAATATAGATCCACTTTCTATAATTATGGATATGAGAAGATATTTAGTTATGGAAGAAAGTGCAGCACCACAAGAATTAAATATGATGATGACCAACATCGAAAATAATGGTGCACCTTGGCAATACAATCAACAAGATAGGTTGAATTGGGCTAATGAAGAATAA
- a CDS encoding (Fe-S)-binding protein, giving the protein MIVPTMAEMMAQGKQPEVLFWVGAAGSYDDRAKKISRAFVKILHAANVDFAVLGTEESSTGDAAKRAGNEFLFQMQAMMNIEVLNGYEVKKIVTCDPHSFNTLKNEYPELGGKYQVYHHTQFIQNLISEGRLKIDETTLQGKRVTFHDPCYLGRANEVYESPRDLIRRLGVNLTEMKRNKSTALCCGAGGAQMFKDAEAGDKEVNVLRTEDALETKPEIIATGCPYCNTMMTDGIKFKEKETEVVVKDIAELIAEANNL; this is encoded by the coding sequence ATGATAGTACCAACAATGGCAGAAATGATGGCTCAGGGAAAACAACCAGAAGTATTGTTTTGGGTGGGAGCAGCAGGAAGTTATGATGATAGAGCTAAGAAAATATCAAGAGCATTCGTAAAAATATTACATGCAGCAAACGTAGATTTTGCAGTTTTAGGAACCGAAGAATCTTCTACTGGAGATGCAGCAAAAAGAGCAGGAAACGAGTTTTTGTTTCAAATGCAGGCAATGATGAATATTGAAGTTCTAAATGGTTACGAAGTAAAGAAAATTGTTACTTGCGACCCACATTCTTTCAATACTTTAAAAAATGAATACCCAGAATTAGGAGGTAAGTATCAAGTTTATCATCACACACAATTTATTCAAAATTTAATTTCTGAAGGACGTTTAAAAATAGACGAAACTACTTTACAAGGAAAAAGAGTTACTTTTCACGACCCATGTTATTTAGGAAGAGCAAACGAAGTTTACGAATCTCCACGTGATTTAATTCGCAGATTAGGTGTTAATTTAACCGAAATGAAACGTAACAAAAGTACAGCTTTGTGCTGTGGAGCTGGTGGAGCACAAATGTTTAAAGATGCAGAGGCAGGAGATAAAGAAGTAAATGTATTAAGAACAGAAGATGCTTTAGAAACGAAACCAGAAATTATCGCAACTGGTTGTCCTTATTGTAATACAATGATGACAGATGGAATAAAGTTTAAAGAAAAAGAAACAGAAGTTGTTGTAAAAGATATTGCAGAATTAATTGCAGAAGCTAATAATTTATAG
- a CDS encoding SPOR domain-containing protein, which translates to MKKLIILFSITLLLFSCGDKEVKKEKQEEIVAPVSTDPTVRDEVVEEQEPSLVFTVQIAALRNPNNQLANSEGVNTFEENSLTKYRIGAFETYEEARSQRNQLRYKYKGAFVQALENNLPINIKEALKK; encoded by the coding sequence ATGAAAAAACTAATAATTTTATTTTCAATAACACTGCTATTATTTTCATGTGGAGATAAAGAAGTAAAAAAAGAAAAACAGGAAGAAATTGTAGCGCCAGTATCTACAGATCCTACTGTTAGAGACGAGGTTGTAGAAGAACAAGAACCAAGTCTTGTGTTTACAGTGCAAATTGCGGCGTTAAGAAATCCTAATAATCAATTAGCGAATTCAGAAGGTGTAAATACATTCGAAGAAAATTCACTAACAAAATATAGGATAGGAGCTTTCGAAACTTACGAAGAAGCTAGAAGTCAAAGAAACCAATTACGTTATAAATACAAAGGTGCATTTGTACAAGCTTTGGAAAATAACCTTCCTATAAATATTAAAGAAGCATTAAAAAAATAA
- a CDS encoding PH domain-containing protein: MADIFQNNTVIDFPDISKIDFKSIEKKYLKVIVLNIGIVFAVLFTAVFIVDYKDLLELEEYTIWLYVAVFIFLLITLSIKIVGFKKRKYAVREKDISYKNGIFFRTLTTVPFNRIQHVEIDQGPISRYFNLVSLSVFTAGDSSDDLKISGLVKEEAAKIKEFISNQIDG, encoded by the coding sequence ATGGCAGATATTTTTCAAAATAATACAGTTATAGATTTTCCAGATATTTCTAAAATTGATTTTAAATCAATAGAAAAGAAATATTTAAAAGTAATTGTATTGAACATAGGTATCGTTTTTGCAGTTTTATTCACGGCCGTTTTTATTGTAGATTATAAAGATTTATTAGAATTGGAAGAATATACTATATGGCTATATGTTGCTGTTTTTATATTTTTACTAATAACGCTTTCTATAAAAATTGTTGGTTTTAAAAAAAGAAAATATGCAGTAAGAGAAAAAGATATTTCTTACAAAAACGGGATCTTTTTTAGAACGTTAACAACAGTTCCTTTTAATAGAATACAGCATGTGGAGATAGATCAAGGGCCTATTTCCCGATATTTTAATTTGGTTTCTTTAAGTGTTTTTACAGCAGGAGATAGTAGCGACGATTTAAAAATAAGTGGACTTGTAAAAGAAGAAGCAGCAAAAATTAAAGAATTTATCAGCAATCAAATAGATGGATAA
- a CDS encoding PH domain-containing protein: protein MDNSQDFSQFRRQSKKGILIIYLNLLYKVLKAFWILLFLFIQKFSKISESTLNYIYLGIFVVLVFFLLRAFFIFKNFQFKIENNHFILKRGIIKKTNTSIPFDRIQNINFKQNIMQQIINVHEVNIETAGSAKAEISIKALSFKEAKALKNAVTIFDKKNITKESEITEKPLLKVGFLELMKVSLTENHLQSLLLLFAILIGFYQQISDLFDGLGKRDLLDDYISENTSTLETSVFLIVGLLIFFTIIAVLSSLVRVFLRHFNLTVFVKNNALEIYQGLTTKNSVILKKDKVQHITVSTNPIKKKLGISFITFKQAISGKVKKKQNKIIKIVGCKSAQVAIIKELLFPNENLEGIGKNYSDSYFRARLYFRSMLFFLILNTGLYFGFESLHVFWINALLIPIFIFFIELKFRKRYYYFNDDLLLLGSGSIETHKTYLPFFKVQNVKLKQTIFQARKNVADIVFQTASGKIKIPCIQLENAQKIYNYTLFKVETSKKSWM from the coding sequence ATGGATAATTCACAAGATTTTAGCCAGTTTAGGAGACAATCTAAAAAAGGGATTCTTATTATTTATTTGAATTTACTTTATAAAGTGCTAAAAGCATTTTGGATTTTACTATTTCTTTTCATTCAAAAGTTTTCCAAAATTTCCGAATCCACCTTAAACTATATTTATTTAGGTATTTTTGTAGTGCTCGTTTTTTTCTTATTGAGAGCTTTCTTTATTTTCAAAAATTTTCAATTTAAAATAGAAAACAATCATTTTATTTTAAAAAGAGGAATCATAAAAAAGACCAATACTTCTATTCCTTTCGATAGAATTCAGAACATTAATTTTAAGCAGAATATTATGCAGCAAATAATTAATGTGCACGAAGTAAATATAGAAACTGCTGGTTCTGCAAAAGCAGAAATTTCGATAAAAGCATTATCCTTTAAAGAAGCAAAAGCATTAAAAAATGCAGTTACAATTTTCGATAAAAAAAATATAACCAAAGAATCAGAAATTACAGAAAAGCCATTATTAAAAGTAGGTTTTTTAGAGTTGATGAAGGTAAGTTTAACTGAAAATCATTTACAAAGTTTACTGCTTTTATTTGCTATTTTAATCGGTTTTTATCAGCAAATAAGCGATCTTTTCGATGGTTTAGGAAAAAGAGATCTGTTAGACGATTATATTTCAGAAAATACGTCGACATTAGAAACAAGTGTCTTTTTAATTGTAGGATTATTAATTTTTTTTACAATAATAGCAGTTTTAAGCTCCTTAGTTCGTGTGTTTTTAAGACACTTTAACTTAACTGTTTTCGTAAAAAATAACGCTCTAGAAATTTACCAAGGCTTAACAACCAAAAATTCTGTAATTTTAAAGAAGGATAAAGTGCAACATATTACTGTTTCTACAAATCCAATAAAAAAGAAATTAGGAATTTCGTTTATCACTTTTAAGCAAGCAATAAGTGGTAAAGTAAAAAAGAAACAGAATAAAATTATTAAAATTGTAGGTTGTAAATCTGCACAAGTTGCAATTATAAAAGAGTTGTTGTTTCCTAATGAAAATCTAGAAGGTATAGGTAAAAATTATTCAGATTCTTATTTTAGAGCAAGATTGTATTTTAGAAGTATGCTTTTTTTCTTGATATTAAATACCGGTCTTTATTTTGGTTTTGAAAGTTTACATGTTTTTTGGATAAATGCCTTATTAATACCAATTTTTATATTTTTTATCGAACTAAAATTCAGAAAAAGATATTATTATTTTAATGACGATTTATTGTTGTTAGGCTCTGGAAGTATAGAAACACATAAAACCTATTTGCCTTTTTTTAAGGTACAAAATGTAAAATTGAAACAAACCATTTTTCAAGCGAGAAAAAATGTGGCAGATATTGTTTTTCAAACGGCTTCAGGTAAAATTAAAATACCATGCATTCAATTAGAAAATGCACAAAAAATATATAATTACACATTGTTTAAAGTAGAAACTAGTAAGAAATCATGGATGTAA
- the menA gene encoding 1,4-dihydroxy-2-naphthoate octaprenyltransferase: MDVKSYIKAARLRTLPLSISGIIVGSILGIWRKEHIQNKLSGIEASFYVKHIEIESSFLIFFLAILTTIGFQVLSNFANDYGDGIKGSDKNRTGEARMVSSGAISPKQMKIAIIITTIITLIIASLLIYVAFGSENFGYSILFFILGIASIVAAIKYTVGNSAYGYSGFGDVFVFLFFGLLSVVGSYFLYTKQINFNIFLPAISVGLLSTAVLNLNNLRDREEDKKNNKNTLVVKLGIEKAKKYHYFLIFGALITALVYVFLNFNSIYQLVFLIAFVPLIKNVKTVAINKIPAALDSELKKVALSTFLFAILFAIGQTVF, encoded by the coding sequence ATGGATGTAAAAAGTTATATAAAAGCTGCACGTTTAAGAACTTTACCACTATCTATTTCTGGGATTATTGTGGGAAGTATTTTGGGAATCTGGAGGAAAGAGCATATACAAAATAAACTTAGTGGAATTGAAGCGTCTTTTTACGTAAAACATATCGAGATTGAATCATCTTTTTTAATCTTTTTTTTAGCAATTTTAACCACAATTGGTTTTCAAGTACTATCTAACTTTGCGAATGATTATGGAGATGGAATTAAAGGGTCAGACAAAAACAGAACAGGAGAAGCAAGAATGGTTTCTTCTGGAGCCATCTCACCAAAACAAATGAAAATTGCAATAATAATTACTACAATTATCACCTTAATAATTGCTTCATTATTAATTTATGTTGCTTTCGGAAGTGAGAATTTTGGGTATTCTATTTTGTTTTTTATTTTAGGAATTGCATCGATTGTAGCAGCTATTAAATACACAGTTGGTAATTCGGCTTATGGTTACAGTGGTTTTGGAGATGTATTTGTATTTTTGTTTTTCGGTTTATTAAGTGTTGTAGGAAGTTACTTTTTGTACACAAAACAAATTAATTTCAACATTTTCTTGCCAGCAATTTCAGTAGGTTTATTAAGTACAGCAGTTTTAAATTTAAATAATTTAAGAGACAGAGAAGAAGATAAAAAGAATAATAAAAATACATTGGTTGTAAAATTAGGGATAGAAAAAGCTAAGAAATATCATTATTTTTTAATATTTGGAGCATTAATAACAGCTTTAGTTTATGTGTTTTTAAATTTTAACTCCATTTATCAATTGGTATTTTTAATAGCGTTTGTACCTTTGATTAAGAATGTAAAAACTGTAGCAATTAACAAAATTCCTGCAGCACTAGATAGCGAATTAAAAAAAGTGGCATTAAGTACATTTTTGTTTGCAATTCTATTTGCAATCGGACAAACAGTATTTTAA
- a CDS encoding SRPBCC family protein codes for MKAIKIILGIITVLVLAFFATGLIVKETKYTAQVSVEKPVEAVFNQFNKPENKKNWIPEIQSFETVNQNQGITGSVYKLVVENQGQDITMTEKVMAYVPNEKVTLFYDAENMLKKDDYIFTEKEGVTTITLNASCRSDSYVMACLFPYFKGTFQEQDQKYLNNFKKYIEQEKEQE; via the coding sequence ATGAAAGCAATAAAAATAATTTTAGGAATTATTACAGTGTTAGTTTTAGCATTTTTCGCAACAGGTTTAATTGTAAAAGAAACAAAATATACAGCACAAGTTTCTGTAGAGAAGCCAGTAGAAGCTGTTTTTAACCAATTTAATAAACCAGAAAATAAGAAAAACTGGATTCCAGAAATTCAATCTTTCGAAACTGTAAACCAGAATCAAGGAATTACAGGAAGTGTTTATAAATTGGTGGTAGAAAATCAAGGACAAGATATTACCATGACAGAAAAAGTAATGGCTTACGTACCAAACGAAAAAGTTACTTTGTTTTATGACGCCGAAAATATGCTAAAAAAAGACGATTATATTTTCACAGAAAAAGAAGGTGTAACCACAATTACTTTAAATGCAAGTTGTAGAAGCGATTCTTATGTGATGGCTTGTTTATTTCCTTATTTTAAAGGAACTTTTCAAGAACAAGACCAAAAGTATTTAAATAATTTCAAGAAATATATCGAGCAAGAAAAAGAACAGGAATAA
- a CDS encoding o-succinylbenzoate synthase, with protein sequence MIKATYKKYILNFKNPSGTSRGILRTKETWFIILEENGKTGIGETGLFRGLSADDLPNYEEKLKWVCKNINLGLEKLLVEIIDFPSIQFGLEQAFLSLKSIDKFELFPSEFTKGKQAIPINGLVWMGDKSFMKTQIQEKLKSGFSCIKMKIGAINFNEEINLLKSIRNEFSSEEIELRVDANGAFIPQEALEKLKQLSKLNLHSIEQPIKQGQLQEMALLCEKTPLPIALDEELIGVFTSEEKKKVIETAKPQFIILKPSLIGGFGGSKEWINLAKNNNIDWWITSALESNIGLNAIAQFTFTLNNKLPQGLGTGGLFTNNFESPLEVKNGTLQYNNSKKWNFNLV encoded by the coding sequence TTGATAAAAGCAACCTATAAAAAATACATTCTTAATTTTAAAAATCCGAGTGGAACTTCACGTGGAATTTTAAGAACCAAAGAAACTTGGTTTATTATTTTAGAAGAAAATGGTAAAACAGGTATTGGAGAAACAGGTTTGTTTAGAGGTTTAAGTGCAGATGATCTTCCTAATTACGAGGAAAAACTAAAATGGGTTTGTAAAAATATCAACTTAGGATTAGAAAAATTATTAGTAGAAATCATAGATTTTCCATCGATTCAATTTGGATTAGAACAAGCATTTTTATCGTTAAAAAGTATTGATAAATTTGAATTATTTCCATCAGAATTTACCAAAGGAAAACAAGCAATTCCAATAAATGGTTTGGTTTGGATGGGTGATAAATCCTTTATGAAAACACAAATACAAGAAAAACTAAAATCAGGTTTTTCTTGTATTAAAATGAAAATTGGAGCAATTAATTTTAATGAAGAAATTAATTTATTAAAATCTATTAGAAACGAGTTTTCATCTGAAGAAATAGAATTGCGAGTAGATGCAAATGGAGCTTTTATTCCACAAGAAGCACTTGAAAAATTAAAACAGTTATCTAAGTTAAATTTGCATTCTATAGAACAACCTATAAAGCAAGGTCAATTGCAAGAAATGGCTTTATTATGTGAGAAAACACCTTTGCCAATTGCATTGGATGAAGAGTTAATTGGTGTGTTTACTTCCGAAGAAAAAAAGAAAGTAATAGAAACTGCTAAACCACAATTTATAATTTTAAAACCAAGTTTAATTGGAGGTTTTGGCGGAAGTAAAGAATGGATTAATTTAGCAAAAAATAATAATATAGATTGGTGGATAACTTCTGCTTTAGAAAGTAATATTGGGTTGAATGCGATTGCACAATTCACTTTTACTTTAAATAACAAATTGCCACAAGGTTTGGGAACAGGAGGTTTGTTTACCAATAATTTTGAAAGTCCTTTAGAGGTAAAAAACGGAACATTACAATATAATAATTCCAAAAAATGGAATTTTAATTTAGTCTAA
- a CDS encoding CPBP family intramembrane glutamic endopeptidase, with protein MNFIQQAYKGRNEWYHWVITIVIVFFGWQILGAVPLLMAAAAKSKDINQFSEFAKDNFMTAGIDKNLLLALMIFTFFVGLISLLIAVKYVHKRTITSLVTSRNKIDWKRFFYGFFVWGIIAVVFSYVGILLAPENYTWNFNATPFFTLVAISFLFIPFQTSLEELLFRGYFMQGIGILAKNRWVPLLITSVVFGLLHGANPEVAKLGQITMVFYIGTGLFYGIITLMDEGTEIALGLHAINNITAAFFITTDWTVFQTDALYIDTSEPSVTWEMFLPVFVLYPLMLFIFSKKYGWKNWKEKLTGRITEPVNLKENYRVLEDIGAE; from the coding sequence ATGAATTTTATTCAACAAGCATACAAAGGAAGAAACGAATGGTATCATTGGGTAATTACTATAGTTATCGTTTTTTTTGGATGGCAAATTTTGGGAGCAGTTCCATTGTTAATGGCAGCTGCAGCAAAATCGAAAGACATCAATCAGTTTTCGGAATTTGCAAAAGACAATTTCATGACAGCAGGCATTGATAAAAACCTGTTACTTGCGCTAATGATATTTACTTTTTTTGTTGGTTTAATTTCACTTTTAATTGCGGTTAAATATGTTCATAAAAGAACAATTACTTCTTTAGTAACAAGCAGAAATAAAATCGATTGGAAACGTTTTTTCTATGGTTTTTTTGTGTGGGGAATTATCGCAGTCGTATTTTCTTATGTTGGAATTTTATTAGCGCCCGAAAATTATACTTGGAATTTTAATGCAACACCATTCTTTACTTTAGTCGCAATTTCCTTTTTGTTTATTCCTTTTCAAACAAGTTTAGAAGAACTGCTATTTAGAGGATATTTTATGCAAGGAATTGGAATTTTAGCAAAAAACCGATGGGTTCCATTATTAATAACTTCTGTAGTTTTTGGCTTGTTACATGGTGCAAATCCTGAAGTTGCTAAATTGGGACAAATAACCATGGTTTTTTATATTGGAACAGGTTTGTTCTATGGAATTATTACATTAATGGACGAAGGAACAGAAATTGCCTTGGGTTTACATGCCATAAATAATATTACTGCCGCATTTTTTATCACGACAGATTGGACTGTTTTTCAAACAGATGCTTTGTATATAGATACTTCAGAACCATCTGTAACTTGGGAAATGTTTTTGCCAGTTTTTGTTTTATATCCTTTAATGTTATTTATTTTTTCTAAAAAATATGGATGGAAAAACTGGAAAGAAAAACTAACAGGTAGAATTACAGAACCTGTAAACTTAAAAGAAAATTATAGAGTTTTAGAAGATATTGGTGCAGAATAA